A genome region from Salvia splendens isolate huo1 chromosome 19, SspV2, whole genome shotgun sequence includes the following:
- the LOC121780125 gene encoding LRR receptor-like serine/threonine-protein kinase EFR, which translates to MVFKVHISSYSRGVLIELGNLSKLEILNIDRASLTGDIPPSIFNMSSLTYLSLSDNRLSGSIPTFQNLPQLVELYLEDNMLTGHIPQYIWKCKHLDTLILYNNNLSGTISRAIGNTSMLRRLDLSYNHFTGELPKEIGTLPKLETFTVRNNSLYGSIPTSIFNISTMKVFEAANNEFSGTLPSDFGNSLVILERLYLDNNRLSGPIPSSIANASKLTSLNMNTNSFSGSIPDFGNLKLLQSLRLWENNLSGAEFPTRELTFLSSLTNCRYLKSLGISDNPLNGILPASIGNFSSSLKYIVASNSNIMGVIPSEIGNLSSLLNIFLAGNQMSGLIPPTIGNLKQLQMLYLFDNHLAGSIPNDICRLYHLGELSLDENMLVGPIPECLGDVKSLRLIYLNSNQLNSTIPPTLWMLTDLVILNLSSNHLSGQLSSQVGNLKMINSLDLSSNQFSDVIPNSTDGCQSLTFLHLSNNMFSGSIPQSLGEIKGLTTLDLSYNNLSGSIPKSLEDLPFLQNFNVSYNKLEGKIPDGGNFPNFSAMSFSHNLALCGPIKFQVAPCSENHHRSWLKKLIVSSVVLVVVVVIVMLILIRKCKQKTLALSADIPPLTTECRRISYIELERGTSSFSETNLLGRGSFGSVFEATLSDGLKVAVKVFNLELQGATRSFHAETAILSNIRHRNLVRVIGCCSNMEFKALILTYMRNGSLDTWLHSDVYHLDLIQRLKIALDVAAALEYLHHGHTFPVVHCDIKPSNVLLDEDMTAHLTDFGISKLFDGGETFIQTQTMATIGYAAPEFGMEGKVSTNGDVYSFGILLLEMFTGKRPTDDMFGEERSIKEWVSEALEQNTTTELVALALLSREDQHFSAKMQCLLSMFELAMKCLADSADERINMNEAATALHKIYAKIVAATSTRRPRSAFSVSIANNGV; encoded by the exons ATGGTTTTCAAGGtacatatttcttcttattcCA GAGGAGTTCTAATAGAATTAGGGAATCTTTCAAAACTGGAGATATTGAATATCGACAGGGCTTCTCTAACCGGAGATATTCCACCTTCGATTTTCAACATGTCTTCCTTGACATACTTGAGCTTATCTGACAATCGTTTGTCGGGAAGTATCCCAACTTTCCAAAATCTACCGCAGCTTGTGGAGTTATATCTTGAGGATAACATGTTGACAG gtcatattccACAATATATATGGAAATGCAAACATCTTGATACCTTAATCTTATACAACAACAATCTTAGTGGAACCATCTCTCGTGCAATTGGAAATACGAGCATGCTTAGAAGGTTGGACTTGTCGTACAATCATTTCACAG GTGAATTACCGAAAGAGATTGGCACTCTACCAAAACTTGAGACTTTCACTGTGAGAAATAATTCTTTATATGGATCCATCCCAACTTCCATATTCAACATTTCAACAATGAAGGTTTTTGAAGCTGCAAATAATGAGTTTTCAGGCACTCTTCCATCAGATTTCGGGAATTCACTAGTAATTCTTGAACGACTCTATTTGGATAATAATAGACTCAGTGGCCCGATTCCAAGCTCTATCGCCAATGCTTCTAAACTTACTTCGTTGAACATGAATACGAACTCCTTTAGTGGCTCCATACCCGACTTTGGTAATTTGAAGCTTCTACAATCACTTCGGCTTTGGGAAAATAATTTAAGCGGAGCTGAATTCCCAACTCGGGAATTGACATTTCTCTCTTCGTTAACTAATTGTCGATATTTGAAGAGTTTGGGAATATCAGACAATCCATTGAACGGCATTCTACCGGCTTCAATTGGCAATTTTTCCTCATCTCTTAAGTATATTGTAGCATCAAACAGTAACATCATGGGTGTCATTCCTTCTGAAATAGGAAACTTAAGTAGTTTGCTAAACATATTTTTGGCTGGTAATCAGATGAGTGGGCTCATTCCACCAACAATAGGAAATTTGAAACAACTCCAAATGCTATATCTTTTTGACAATCATTTGGCGGGATCTATCCCTAACGATATTTGCCGGTTGTATCATTTGGGGGAGTTGAGCCTTGATGAGAACATGCTTGTGGGTCCAATCCCTGAATGTTTGGGTGATGTTAAATCCTTGAGATTGATCTACTTAAATTCCAACCAATTGAATTCCACCATCCCTCCTACCTTATGGATGCTCACAGACCTTGTCATTCTGAACTTGTCTTCCAATCATTTGAGCGGTCAATTGTCATCTCAAGTTGGAAATTTAAAGATGATCAACTCCTTGGATTTGTCATCCAATCAATTTTCAGATGTTATTCCCAACTCAACTGATGGTTGCCAATCACTAACATTTCTTCACTTATCAAATAATATGTTTAGTGGCTCCATTCCTCAATCACTTGGAGAAATAAAGGGTTTGACTACGTTAGATTTATCTTACAATAATCTATCTGGATCAATACCCAAGTCCTTAGAAGACCTTCCCtttcttcaaaattttaatgtttCCTACAACAAGCTAGAGGGAAAAATTCCAGATGGGGGCAATTTTCCTAATTTCAGTGCTATGTCTTTTTCCCACAACTTAGCTCTTTGTGGTCCTATAAAATTTCAAGTTGCACCTTGCTCAGAAAATCATCATAGATCATGGTTAAAGAAACTCATTGTGTCATCAGTGGTTTTAGTTGTCGTCGTGGTCATCGTAATGCTTATTCTCATCAGAAAGTGTAAACAGAAAACATTGGCACTCTCTGCTGATATTCCACCATTAACTACTGAATGTAGGAGAATTTCTTATATAGAACTTGAACGAGGAACTAGTTCATTTAGTGAAACAAACCTACTTGGAAGGGGTAGTTTTGGTTCTGTATTCGAAGCAACACTTTCTGATGGGTTGAAAGTTGCAGTAAAAGTGTTCAACTTGGAACTGCAAGGAGCAACAAGGAGCTTTCACGCCGAAACTGCTATATTGAGCAACATTCGACACAGAAACTTAGTTCGAGTTATTGGATGTTGTTCTAATATGGAGTTTAAAGCATTGATCCTCACATATATGCGTAATGGGAGCTTGGATACATGGCTGCATTCCGACGTGTATCATTTGGATCTTATACAGAGACTGAAGATAGCACTCGATGTTGCAGCAGCCTTGGAATATCTTCACCATGGTCACACATTCCCCGTTGTTCATTGTGATATAAAACCAAGCAATGTATTGCTGGATGAAGACATGACTGCTCATCTTACTGATTTTGGTATTTCCAAGCTTTTCGATGGAGGAGAAACGTTCATCCAAACTCAAACAATGGCAACCATCGGTTACGCAGCACCAG AGTTTGGAATGGAAGGCAAAGTGTCGACAAATGGGGATGTATACAGTTTTGGGATATTGCTGTTAGAGATGTTCACTGGAAAAAGGCCAACAGACGATATGTTCGGTGAAGAAAGGAGCATAAAAGAATGGGTAAGTGAAGCATTAGAGCAAAATACAACAACTGAATTGGTGGCGCTTGCTCTATTATCAAGGGAAGATCAACATTTTTCTGCCAAGATGCAATGTTTATTGTCAATGTTTGAATTGGCAATGAAATGTTTAGCTGATTCAGCAGATGAAAGAATCAACATGAATGAAGCAGCAACTGCTCTGCACAAGATCTATGCTAAAATTGTGGCAGCTACAAGTACTCGTCGTCCACGATCTGCTTTTTCTGTTAGTATCGCCAACAATGGGGTTTGA